The Helianthus annuus cultivar XRQ/B chromosome 16, HanXRQr2.0-SUNRISE, whole genome shotgun sequence genome includes a window with the following:
- the LOC118488214 gene encoding proline-rich extensin-like protein EPR1: MVSSSDTGVSDTVDPMAVVSDDEIPSEGDGPPEDDYEGGAPIDADVVFPIAEAPVEEVPLGSPVPDSLESVASAPLHNQGVQHHSPDVDPDMAMSAAPGPSHKFEFDHEIDDAFDLVFPPDFDPGHDIKFIHLDQPLEAPVAPIDPLFDIPADFYVDLVDPEPVMVPEPVVDHDPVFDDAPAVAPPDMGAPAIAPLVDDIPIADFPVVAPPLVDDPVVDAPLPDPVPVLVDRAPFAAHKDPRYADTRNGWIEDDDDYPPFVLPVTPPVAPDIPPPRLGEGSSRQPPVSVPPVLSSPFSFLPQFPHVAPPTAPPFIPSSEPFLWTTPPVMPLSDPYHPFHVGYTTEDILASLQLQQDVLSRRIQELERAPRPPCHCQTPFVAPHTPRPLSPDSDVRFLTSEQQIAYLLRVCRALEEDWMLMRCLLFAHFPPPPPPSA, encoded by the exons atggtttCTTCTTCCGACACAGGAGTATCGGACACAGTGGACCCCATGGCAGTTGTGTCAGACGATGAGATACCATCAGAGGGAGAC GGTCCGCCTGAGGACGACTATGAGGGCGGGGCTCCGATCGATGCTGATGTTGTCTTTCCTATTGCTGAGGCCCCTGTAGAGGAAGTTCCTCttggttcacctgtcccagattcattggagtctgtggcatccgcgcCTCTGCACAACCAGGGTGTGCAGCATCACTCTCCTGACGTCGACCCCGACATGGCGATGTCAGCTGCACCTGGTCCGTCACACAAGTTTGAGTTTGACCACGAGATCGATGACGCTTTTGATCTAGTTTTTCCTCCTGACTTCGATCCTGGCCATGATATCAAGTTTATTCATTTGGACCAGCCCTTAGAGGCGCCCGTAGCTCCCATTGATCCGTTGTTTGACATTCCTGCTGATTTTTATGTGGATCTTGTTGACCCTGAGCCCGTCATGGTCCCAGAGCCTGTTGTTGACCATGACCCCGTTTTTGATGATGCCCCAGCCGTTGCACCGCCTGATATGGGTGCACCGGCCATTGCACCTCTGGTTGATGATATACCCATTGCTGACTTTCCCGTTGTTGCTCCACCATTGGtggatgatcctgttgttgatgcACCGTTACCTGATCCCGTGCCGGTATTGgttgaccgtgcaccttttgctgcTCACAAAGATCCTCGTTATGCTGACACCCGCAACGGGTGGATCGAGGATGATGACGACTACCCACCGTTTGTGCTACCTGTCACTCCTCCAGTAGCACCC gacataccgccacctcgtCTTGGAGAGGGGTCATCGAGGCAGCCGCCTGTTTCTGTTCCACCCGTACTGTCATCACCTTTTTCGTTTTTGCCACAGTTTCCTCAtgttgcaccacctactgcaccaCCTTTCATaccatcgagcgagccatttttGTGGACTACGCCCCCTGTTATGCCATTGTCTGACCCGTACCACCCATTTCATGTGGGGTACACTACGGAGGATATACTTGCGTCGCTGCAGCTACAGCAGGACGTCCTGAGCCGTCGTattcaggagttggagagagctccacgtccGCCTTGTCACTGTCAGACCCCCTTTGTAGCACCGCACACTCCACGTCCGCTTTCCCCCGATTCAGACGTTCGTTTCTtgacatctgagcagcagatCGCATATTTGCTGCGCGTCTGTCGTGCCTTAGAGGAGGACTGGATGCTCATGCGTTGCTTGCTTTTCGctcattttcctcctcctcctccgccatcagcatag